In Malania oleifera isolate guangnan ecotype guangnan unplaced genomic scaffold, ASM2987363v1 ctg571, whole genome shotgun sequence, the following are encoded in one genomic region:
- the LOC131147218 gene encoding probable mannitol dehydrogenase isoform X1 — MAKSAEQEQPRKAFGWAARDTSGVLSPFNFSRRTTGEKDIAFKVLYCGICHSDLHSARNEWGASKYPLVPGHEIVGIVTEVGTQVKKFNVGDKVGVGCMVGACHSCDNCKNDLENYCPKMILTYGSIDRDGTTTYGGYSDIMVVDEHFVVGIPENMPLDGGAPLLCAGITVFSPLKYYGLDKPGMHVGVVGLGGLGHVAIKFAKAFGLHVTVVSTSPHKKEEAIEHLGADSFLVSRDPDQMNSAMGTLDGIIDTVSAAHPLLPLLGLLKSNGTLVMVGAPDRPLELPVFPLLSGRKVVGGSMIGGMKETQEMIDFAATHNITADIEVIPMRYVNTAMERLEKADVRYRFVIDIGNTMTAT, encoded by the exons ATGGCGAAATCAGCAGAACAAGAGCAGCCGCGAAAGGCCTTTGGATGGGCAGCCAGAGACACATCCGGAGTTCTTTCTCCCTTCAACTTCTCCAGAAG GACAACAGGGGAGAAGGACATTGCATTCAAGGTGCTGTACTGTGGGATTTGTCACTCTGATCTTCACTCTGCGAGGAATGAATGGGGCGCATCTAAATATCCTCTTGTTCCTGG GCACGAGATCGTGGGAATTGTGACAGAGGTAGGAACGCAGGTAAAAAAATTCAACGTCGGAGATAAAGTAGGTGTGGGGTGTATGGTTGGAGCTTGCCACTCTTGTGATAACTGCAAGAATGATCTTGAGAACTATTGTCCCAAAATGATACTAACCTATGGTAGTATCGATCGCGACGGAACCACCACATACGGTGGCTATTCTGACATTATGGTGGTTGATGAGCACTTCGTAGTTGGGATTCCAGAAAACATGCCTCTTGATGGTGGCGCTCCTCTGTTATGTGCCGGGATCACAGTGTTTAGCCCCTTAAAGTACTATGGTCTCGACAAGCCCGGTATGCATGTTGGTGTGGTTGGTCTTGGTGGTTTAGGGCATGTAGCTATTAAGTTTGCTAAGGCCTTTGGACTTCATGTGACTGTGGTTAGCACTTCGCCCCACAAAAAGGAGGAAGCCATTGAACATCTCGGTGCTGACTCGTTTCTGGTTAGCCGTGACCCCGACCAAATGAAT TCTGCAATGGGCACATTGGATGGCATCATTGATACAGTCTCTGCCGCTCACCCTCTCCTACCCCTTCTAGGCCTATTGAAGTCCAATGGAACCCTTGTCATGGTTGGCGCTCCAGACAGACCGCTAGAGCTTCCGGTCTTTCCTTTGCTTTCGG GGAGAAAGGTGGTGGGTGGTAGTATGATTGGGGGAATGAAGGAGACGCAAGAGATGATTGATTTCGCAGCAACACACAATATAACAGCAGATATTGAGGTTATTCCAATGAGATACGTTAATACTGCCATGGAACGTCTTGAGAAAGCTGATGTCAGATATCGTTTTGTTATCGACATTGGGAATACAATGACTGCTACCTAA
- the LOC131147218 gene encoding probable mannitol dehydrogenase isoform X2 has product MAKSAEQEQPRKAFGWAARDTSGVLSPFNFSRRTTGEKDIAFKVLYCGICHSDLHSARNEWGASKYPLVPGHEIVGIVTEVGTQVKKFNVGDKVGVGCMVGACHSCDNCKNDLENYCPKMILTYGSIDRDGTTTYGGYSDIMVVDEHFVVGIPENMPLDGGAPLLCAGITVFSPLKYYGLDKPGMHVGVVGLGGLGHVAIKFAKAFGLHVTVVSTSPHKKEEAIEHLGADSFLVSRDPDQMNSAMGTLDGIIDTVSAAHPLLPLLGLLKSNGTLVMVGAPDRPLELPGERWWVVV; this is encoded by the exons ATGGCGAAATCAGCAGAACAAGAGCAGCCGCGAAAGGCCTTTGGATGGGCAGCCAGAGACACATCCGGAGTTCTTTCTCCCTTCAACTTCTCCAGAAG GACAACAGGGGAGAAGGACATTGCATTCAAGGTGCTGTACTGTGGGATTTGTCACTCTGATCTTCACTCTGCGAGGAATGAATGGGGCGCATCTAAATATCCTCTTGTTCCTGG GCACGAGATCGTGGGAATTGTGACAGAGGTAGGAACGCAGGTAAAAAAATTCAACGTCGGAGATAAAGTAGGTGTGGGGTGTATGGTTGGAGCTTGCCACTCTTGTGATAACTGCAAGAATGATCTTGAGAACTATTGTCCCAAAATGATACTAACCTATGGTAGTATCGATCGCGACGGAACCACCACATACGGTGGCTATTCTGACATTATGGTGGTTGATGAGCACTTCGTAGTTGGGATTCCAGAAAACATGCCTCTTGATGGTGGCGCTCCTCTGTTATGTGCCGGGATCACAGTGTTTAGCCCCTTAAAGTACTATGGTCTCGACAAGCCCGGTATGCATGTTGGTGTGGTTGGTCTTGGTGGTTTAGGGCATGTAGCTATTAAGTTTGCTAAGGCCTTTGGACTTCATGTGACTGTGGTTAGCACTTCGCCCCACAAAAAGGAGGAAGCCATTGAACATCTCGGTGCTGACTCGTTTCTGGTTAGCCGTGACCCCGACCAAATGAAT TCTGCAATGGGCACATTGGATGGCATCATTGATACAGTCTCTGCCGCTCACCCTCTCCTACCCCTTCTAGGCCTATTGAAGTCCAATGGAACCCTTGTCATGGTTGGCGCTCCAGACAGACCGCTAGAGCTTCCG GGAGAAAGGTGGTGGGTGGTAGTATGA